From the genome of Capsicum annuum cultivar UCD-10X-F1 chromosome 4, UCD10Xv1.1, whole genome shotgun sequence:
tgttttataaatattttcatatattttcataattttgttcagaattaaataatttaattacaagaaaataaataaagaatttaaaatgtgATAAGAATTGATCGGACTAAATTATAACACACTCATCACTTAGCTCACACCACCTCAATGGCTCAATCTAAATAACTTTCTACAGAGTTGGACAATAGCTCATTTATTGATTTATTCTCCCAACTTCATCCATCAATAATTTAGTTTAAATCACTCATTTGTCATCCTTATATTTTCTTAAGcgtttaaaatataaatttacaactaattattttttagtttttataattaaaaatggTTATATTATAAAACTTTAGAAATTCTACACGTAAAACTCCAAAATATTACTACCATGTTATGAAACTTGAATCTCTAGGATAATagttttttcttaagaaaaacaTAATCGAAAAATGACCCGTCTATTCCTACCTAAAAAAACAAGACCTTGCCGACACGTCGTATTAATTAATGGAGGGGGCCATGATGACGAAAGGTGCAACTAATAATTCAAAGGACCATTTCACTCTATCTGCTAAACAAGTGAATTCCCGTAATACCTTTTCCATTTTAATTcgtccctaaaaaaaaaaaaaaaaaaaaaaaaaaaaaaaaatctatcttattataataaaaaagataattgaaaaattatttgtcgttcttcataaaatttttaagatCACATAAACGCTCAAGAATTATTTTAGGTCATaacctttttctaaaaaaataaaatttaaatattatattaaatcaaACAATTTCATACAAAATATGAGACATTCGCATCAACATGCCCACCACCCACTACTTGTCGACACTCATAAGTAAATATCTCCATCCAATTAGACTAGTGTTTGTGCGGATTCCACACGGGATATTCTTCCATTTCTTTATCCTAACTAGCTACTATTATctactttattaaaataattataataaccacaatctttttctcttttttcttttgaatattagCTCTtcatagaaaacaaaaaataaaaatcagaatTACTATGTATCCATCTATCACTTTCTCTAGACGCCACATATACATACATGTGCCATCCTGCGACTTGATTAAAAAAGGTTTATCTCCTTAAAATTTTCATagaagatattttagaaaaaaacaaattgaaaatcaacctaattttttttaccttaaaTAGTTCACTCTTGTTTTTTAAAGCttcattaattaattcttctctctttttcttcttcttcttatttttttttttttttttttggttaaagcaTGTTTTGAGATTTTATTCATGAATCACTAGTGTTACTATATGTTTTACTTTTGACATATATCCCGTGTAATATTTTCTACACTCTAAATATGTAATTCCTTTTTCCTTTAAGCTCATAAAATGACCCCAGCTATACAACCACCAAGAAAAGAACGTATAGGTATAGTACAAAGGACTGTTATCTAGCTAGGTGGATTCCTGTTTTGTCTAATTTGAAAAATGCTAGTATAAAGATATCACTAAATAACTGGAGATCGACTGATCGAGAACGAGACAAAGAAGGGTCAATTTAGTGGTTATGTGAATATCATTTTTCGCAAACATTTTCTTTAACAAATCTTTGTTCGACGTTTGTCCCTTAATTTGTGATATTCGATTAGAAAAAACACAACCTTGTTAATTTCTGTGTATGTTTATTTAACAGTTGAAAGTACAACACGttaacccaaaaaaagaaaaaagaaaaaagaaagtacaACACGTAGGTCGAAAGACATTTTTCTttccatgttttttttttctgtgTACGTTAGTTTCAAGCCATTAGttgaatttctattttatttttaattacaaatttcgTGTTTAaactttcaaaatatgaaaaaataaatttgtctgttttgttttttttggagAGGGGTGGGGGTGCTGGAAGTTCTGGTTTATCAGCATGAATTGTATTGTGGTGAGATGATTGAGATCCATTCATCCTTGGTTAAAAGTCTCGAATTTAActatttatatgaaaaaatttatattaagaGTGTCACCCTAGAAATGGGCCGCTCAAGAATACAAATTCGGATTAATCAAATTCCAACGCAAGTAACAAACACCGGATAAAAGGCAAGGCTAGCATGAATGCAAAGAAACTATATTAGAGTAAATATACCAAAAAAAGTTTGCCGACACCCCTCAAATTTCAACAGATTCCAAAATATGGGTCCTAATCATAATGCCGACCCTATGTATCTATACTTTAATTTCGTATGGTCAAGAGAAAATTAGGTACTATATCAAACATTTCATGTGGAGAGGGGTTGGGGATTTAGGTTTCAAACATAATCAATCAACATGTGATTTCCAACTTTTTCTTGTAGCTTTTAATGGGGTCTTAAAGATAACGTGTCATTGTAATTGAAAGATTACAATTCTATAAAACGATTTGTgttgctcttttctttcttaaTAACAAAGTGATGTTTAGATTAACTTTCATTGATAGTGGTTGTGTTCAGCTTATATTAGACCTTAGTCGTGTATTAACGTtaacaaaacaaaatttaaaagtcaCATGTTAATACATACGCTAATTATAACAAGGACTACctgaaatctaaataaaataattaacaaaacgCACACTTGATCATCAAAATGTATAACAAATGCTCGGGATACACgtgtatttataaaaaaataaatttttgattcaaCTCAACACTAAAATTTAACTCACGAGGAGGAttaacaaaatttatataaaGATTTCATAATTTCTTCGCCATACGGACGTGGGACTTCAACAATATTAATTGCATAATCGAAATAGTGCTCCATTGGAATTGTAACACGTGTAGCCTTCTTTCGTTGCTAATAGCTATCCCGTTCTGTCACTTCCTTTTCTCAAGTGCATTATTATTAGTCATAGTAGTGTTACGTTGTTTTATTTAGTCTTGCAACtgtcaaaaaatataattaattaacagCATAAGAGGTATTAACTTGTTCATATGTTTACTCCCTCTCTTTCAATTTGTTTTATTTAGTCTTGTAACTGtcagaaaatataattaattagcAGCATAAGAGGTATTAACTTGTTCATATGTTTACTCCCTCTCTTTAAATTTGATTGTCTGAATTTGATTTGATTCAAGCAGATTCGGCTTAAGCAAATCCGTGtcctaaggcaaaaatcaaacggaggccttacgattttaagaaaaaataattatttttataatatctatttttaaaattatataatcgtatttaataattcattttgaATCAATAATATAGTCAATGCATTaaaatgtttttactatatcaaactcctaaattttttttatataaaaagtttcttttttctataaatagtatttaattatttcttaaaatttgtattttattattactaaaataaaaaaaaatgaggcccctcaaattttggggGCCTTAGGCGGCTGCTTTTTCTCCGAAAGGGTTGAGCTGCCCCtagattcaaaattttaaaaataaaaataaaaaaaaacttttgagtCTTATTGTGTAAACTAAATATATGTAAAATGTATCAATATAGTTTGATCTTGTAGTCTTAAAAGTAGAAAACTATAGTAAAAAAGTTGTCATAGAGAATTCATGGAATAATATGTATAGGTAGTTAATGATATCAAAATAGTTTGATCTTGTAGTCTTAAAGTTAAAGTAGAAAACTGTAACCAAAAAGTTGTCATAGAGAATTCATGGAATAATATGTATACGTAGTTAATGACATACTTAATCACGGgggaaaaacaaaacaaaagttTGTTCTCAGTaaacaagaaaaatgaataaTGCGAGTATCTTTTTGATTTACGCTGACTATGACAATGGAGTTAAGCTTAGGTCGATTATTTTTGCCTTGGACATTGAAAATCCACGTAACAAACTTCCATCATGAACATTGGATAAGAACTCGTACACGTTCATTGGACAAACTAATTAATTGGTCCCCACTTCTCCTCACATAGTCCAACACTTATAAATACCACTAaatattaagaagaaaaaaacatcCCAAGTATTTTTTACAACTTTGTTCTTCTTACAAAAGTAATTTACACCGTCACTCAAATTATCACCCAAAAACATCATGGCTGAAGAGAAGAAACACCACTTTGGTGGTCTCTTCCACCACCACAAGGACAAGGAGGAAGACACCCCCGTCGAGAAAACTACCTATGGTGAAACAACCTATGGAGATAGTGAAAAAACTAGCTCTGGTGGTGATAATACATATGGCGAAAAAACTAGTGCCTATGGAGATAATACATATGGAGAAAAAACTAGCACCTATGGAGATAACACTACATATGGTGAGAAAACTAGTTATGGTGATAATACATATGGTGAAAAAACTAGCACCTACGGAGGAGATAACACGTATGGAGGTGAGAAAACTAGTTATAGTGATAATACATATGGCGAAAAACCTAGCACCTACGGAGGAGATAACACGTATGGAGGTGAGAAAACTAGCTATGGTGGAGGAGATACGTATGGAGATAACAAATATGGTGAGAAAACCAGCACCTATGGTGAGAATACATATGGAGAGAAAACTAGTTATGGTGGAACTGAGGAAGGTGGCTATGGTGGAGGAGCTGCTGCCTATTCATCTGAGACTACTAATTATGAAGACACCACTGAAACCAAAACTGCTGAGGATTATAAGGAAGAGAAAAAACACCACAAGCATCTTGAACATGTCGGAGAACTCGGTGCCGTTGCCGCTGGCGCCTTTGCTTTGGTAAATAATTTTCCTAACAATTAATACGCCTATGATAGTATTTACTGTGTGAGCAAAATATCCTTAAGGACATTACTTTTCTTGACACACCATAACCTAAATTCTATGTATTCTCCATATGTAGTAGTGATTTTTGCAACAAAAATTTGCAAGATATACTAATCATGCATCTAAAAGATCACTAGTACGTGTAATTGCCTATGATAAGTGAAATTAATAATTCAAGACATGTAATGGTGACCacatttttaattactttaatacGGCCGGGTCTAACTTTTCCTTTTGATGATCACTTAATTTCTTCCATTAATCTTTTTGGTGTGAATGAATGTTTCAGCATGAGAAGCACAAGATAGAGAAGGACCCAGAGAACGCACACAGGCACAAGATAGAGGAAGGAATAGCAGCAGCAGCCGCAATTGGGTCAGGTGGATTTGCATTCCATGAGCATCATGAGAAAAAGGAAGCAAAGGAAGAACAAGAGGAAGCTGAGGGAAAGAAGAAACATCATTTCTTCTAATTTTCTCTCATCATAGCATTTCTTTTCTTCCAAAATATATGATGTTATGAGCTTTGTGTGCTTGCTCTATCCTTGTTTGTTATATTGAGCACCTAAATAATGTGTATGTGCGTTACAGTCTTGTGTTTGATCATGTAAGCGTTACTGGTAAATTTGCCGTTTTAAGTCATGTACATGCATGTTCTGCACTTTGGAGTGCGAATAAAATTATAcctgttataaatatattatacttTACTAtacatagtgaatgtctactttatcatatatagtgaatatctattcatgaaaaagttagaaacccaaggtgagttttccctataaataaaaggatTTTCCCTTCATTGTAATAAAACTCCTCAGGGATcccatgagaaataaagaagtctcctctcttctcttttcattcttcttcttctttgctttatatttcataatacatTATTAGCACGAgactgccaaacaaggtgagattataaatctaaaggcaattttaaggttagtaattccttttgtaatttgtcttttgctactaatgatataattattgttggatttgaaaaACAAAAGTGATTTGGAATCACTTATGctttaaaaaatatgatgattaatttaagtctcatctcattaagagggtaagacattgggttaaaagtttcaatgcaccatgatgataagatgttggttCAATTCCCACTGAGTTATGCCTAagatgtatttatatgtataagaagttgagtttgaatctcaatgcaccatattaatgatattatgatggctaaggcaaaaataatatgcatttgatgaaaattcatgaaacttgtccattgaatatgcttcattccatgaagtgaatgtgatagcaatatatgataagtttgaaagatgacaattttcttcattcttgaagtgaatgtggtagcaatatatgatatactttgaaagatatatATGCCTCGATGTGCTCCTGatgtagcaatatcatgaaagaggttacaAGCTATTggaatttgatagacttaaggcacgattgtattccattcctggggaatgagaagtttattaatacaaacgtgcacttgattatatgatggtatcacaactcacctccaaaaAAGGCTGA
Proteins encoded in this window:
- the LOC107867643 gene encoding sericin 1 isoform X2, which codes for MAEEKKHHFGGLFHHHKDKEEDTPVEKTTYGETTYGDSEKTSSGGDNTYGEKTSAYGDNTYGEKTSTYGDNTTYGEKTSYGDNTYGEKTSTYGGDNTYGGEKTSYGGGDTYGDNKYGEKTSTYGENTYGEKTSYGGTEEGGYGGGAAAYSSETTNYEDTTETKTAEDYKEEKKHHKHLEHVGELGAVAAGAFALHEKHKIEKDPENAHRHKIEEGIAAAAAIGSGGFAFHEHHEKKEAKEEQEEAEGKKKHHFF
- the LOC107867643 gene encoding stress protein DDR48 isoform X1; the encoded protein is MAEEKKHHFGGLFHHHKDKEEDTPVEKTTYGETTYGDSEKTSSGGDNTYGEKTSAYGDNTYGEKTSTYGDNTTYGEKTSYGDNTYGEKTSTYGGDNTYGGEKTSYSDNTYGEKPSTYGGDNTYGGEKTSYGGGDTYGDNKYGEKTSTYGENTYGEKTSYGGTEEGGYGGGAAAYSSETTNYEDTTETKTAEDYKEEKKHHKHLEHVGELGAVAAGAFALHEKHKIEKDPENAHRHKIEEGIAAAAAIGSGGFAFHEHHEKKEAKEEQEEAEGKKKHHFF